A genome region from Tolypothrix sp. PCC 7712 includes the following:
- a CDS encoding AAA family ATPase, with amino-acid sequence MSFSSQDWSFPYCPNEADWLINWSALEAKFDWLRSLANCPQNPRYHAEGDVLIHTKLVCEALVALPQWRVLPSKEQSILFAAALLHDVAKPAATEIAEDGAISSKGHVVQGAKMAQQILWDLQVPFKEREAIASLVKYGSLPLWFWDKSNPERAVIKASQIIRCDMLAILAEADVRGRYCNDQAQLLERINFFREFCQENSCFEQPRQFPSAHSRFIYFQKENGNPNYEAYDDTRFQVIMMSGLPGSGKDTWIKENLPDWQVISLDKLRQQMGIDPEDDQGVVANAAKALAKEYMRNGQSFVWNATNLSRQLRGMLIRMFANYQGRIRIVYLETSWEELLQRNCDRTAKVPEKVLYRLKNRLDVPDITEAQAVDWIV; translated from the coding sequence ATGAGTTTTTCTAGTCAAGATTGGTCTTTTCCTTATTGTCCGAATGAAGCCGATTGGTTGATAAATTGGTCGGCGCTGGAAGCAAAATTTGATTGGTTGCGATCGCTTGCTAATTGTCCCCAAAATCCGCGTTATCATGCTGAAGGTGATGTTCTCATTCATACAAAATTAGTATGTGAAGCTTTAGTTGCTTTACCTCAATGGCGAGTATTACCAAGCAAAGAGCAATCAATCTTATTTGCAGCAGCTTTACTGCATGATGTGGCAAAACCTGCAGCTACTGAAATTGCAGAAGATGGTGCTATATCCTCGAAAGGTCACGTAGTTCAAGGTGCAAAAATGGCACAGCAGATACTTTGGGATTTGCAAGTACCATTTAAAGAACGGGAGGCGATCGCTTCTTTGGTGAAATATGGTAGTTTACCCCTATGGTTTTGGGATAAGTCCAATCCAGAACGGGCAGTGATCAAAGCTAGCCAGATTATTCGCTGCGATATGCTGGCGATACTTGCAGAAGCAGATGTACGCGGGCGATACTGCAATGATCAAGCGCAATTACTCGAACGTATAAACTTCTTTCGCGAATTTTGCCAAGAAAATAGCTGCTTTGAGCAACCAAGACAATTCCCATCAGCGCACAGTCGGTTTATTTATTTTCAAAAAGAAAATGGTAACCCAAACTATGAAGCATACGACGACACGCGCTTTCAGGTGATAATGATGTCAGGATTACCAGGTTCGGGAAAAGATACTTGGATCAAAGAAAATCTCCCCGATTGGCAGGTAATTTCTTTAGATAAACTGCGTCAGCAAATGGGAATCGACCCAGAAGACGACCAAGGTGTAGTAGCAAATGCAGCTAAAGCCTTAGCTAAAGAATATATGCGAAATGGACAATCCTTTGTGTGGAATGCCACTAACCTGAGCCGCCAATTACGGGGAATGCTCATTCGGATGTTTGCTAATTATCAAGGTCGAATTCGCATTGTTTACTTAGAAACATCTTGGGAAGAATTATTGCAGAGAAACTGCGATCGCACCGCCAAAGTTCCAGAAAAAGTACTTTATCGGTTGAAAAATCGCCTAGACGTACCCGATATTACTGAAGCACAGGCAGTAGATTGGATTGTATAG
- a CDS encoding RNA ligase family protein → MEQIYKYPRTHHIQGSRLQPGDEDLESIPFDALKEKYVVVEEKVDGANAAISFAADGQIRLQSRGHYLTGGAREKHFNLFKQWAHTHALAFWQVLGSRYILFGEWLYAKHTVFYDALPHYFLEYDVLDLEKQVFLSTKSRQQLLAGLPLCSVPVLFSGHIQSYKQMIGLVAESHYQTSAHLQTFCQICQERGLDVERSLKQTDQSSLMEGLYIKVEPGDTVIARYKYVRSSFLTTIQQSDGHWLNRPIIPNVLRSDADLFG, encoded by the coding sequence ATGGAACAAATCTATAAATATCCGCGTACCCATCATATTCAGGGTTCGCGGTTGCAACCTGGGGATGAAGACCTAGAGAGTATTCCCTTTGATGCACTCAAAGAAAAGTATGTAGTTGTTGAAGAAAAAGTTGATGGTGCAAATGCAGCCATTAGTTTTGCGGCGGATGGTCAAATTCGACTGCAAAGTCGAGGACACTATTTAACAGGTGGGGCGCGAGAAAAGCACTTCAATTTGTTTAAACAGTGGGCACATACTCACGCTTTAGCTTTTTGGCAGGTATTGGGAAGCCGCTATATTCTGTTTGGGGAATGGCTGTATGCGAAGCACACAGTATTTTATGATGCCTTACCCCACTACTTTTTAGAGTACGACGTACTCGATTTAGAAAAGCAAGTATTTCTCAGCACTAAAAGCCGTCAGCAGTTACTAGCTGGATTGCCTTTATGTTCTGTACCTGTGCTGTTTTCTGGTCATATCCAATCCTACAAGCAAATGATTGGCTTGGTGGCTGAGTCACATTATCAAACCTCCGCACATTTGCAAACTTTCTGCCAAATTTGTCAGGAAAGAGGACTTGATGTGGAACGTTCTCTCAAACAAACTGACCAAAGTTCGTTGATGGAAGGTTTATACATCAAAGTTGAACCAGGAGATACAGTAATTGCGCGTTATAAATACGTGCGTTCCAGCTTTTTAACCACTATTCAACAATCCGATGGGCATTGGCTCAATCGCCCCATCATACCGAATGTGCTGCGTTCTGATGCAGATTTGTTTGGGTAG
- a CDS encoding sugar transferase — translation MSKLSNSQPSDIPVVNRAYLAHVAQFPVHPSVNSKAKRVIDILGAVIGLGIMAVILIPVAVAIQLDNPGPIFYSQIRCGLNGRSFRIWKFRSMVVGAEKLKHLVKNESQNKRIFKNENDPRITRIGKFLRRTSLDELPQFWNVLLGEMSLVGTRPPTPDEVMHYSSHHWQRLNVKPGMTGEWQANGRSQIKDFEDILNMDIDYQRKWSIAYDIILIIKTLKVVFQKEGAF, via the coding sequence ATGTCTAAACTCTCTAATTCGCAACCAAGTGACATCCCAGTTGTGAATCGTGCCTATCTTGCCCATGTTGCTCAATTCCCAGTTCATCCTTCTGTTAATAGCAAAGCGAAAAGGGTAATTGACATCTTAGGTGCTGTGATAGGACTAGGGATTATGGCAGTTATTTTGATTCCCGTGGCTGTAGCCATTCAATTAGATAATCCTGGCCCTATATTCTATAGTCAAATTCGCTGTGGGCTGAATGGGCGCTCTTTCCGGATTTGGAAATTTCGTTCTATGGTAGTTGGTGCGGAAAAACTCAAGCATCTAGTGAAGAACGAATCTCAAAACAAGCGTATTTTTAAAAATGAGAATGATCCGCGGATTACGAGGATAGGGAAGTTTCTCCGGCGGACGAGTTTAGATGAACTCCCTCAGTTTTGGAACGTACTACTAGGAGAAATGAGCTTAGTCGGTACACGTCCTCCAACCCCTGATGAAGTGATGCATTACTCAAGTCATCACTGGCAACGTTTAAATGTCAAACCTGGGATGACTGGAGAATGGCAAGCTAATGGGCGTTCTCAAATCAAAGACTTTGAAGATATTTTGAATATGGATATTGACTACCAACGTAAATGGTCTATAGCTTACGATATTATTTTAATTATTAAAACTCTCAAAGTTGTATTTCAGAAAGAGGGTGCTTTTTAG
- a CDS encoding WecB/TagA/CpsF family glycosyltransferase, giving the protein MANRMSFITPRFGSIFFSRKIKLLIRKYFQRYRHAIAQEFTDRVNVLNIEIDNLLTTDLLERLEKGIVFTPNVDHVMKLQRDREFLEAYSSADYKLCDSQILIYASRFLGNPIKEKISGSDFFPAFYNFHKKNEQIKIFLLGAAKGVAAKAQEKINTKVHRNIVVGNYSPAFGFEKNQQECKRIVKLINDSGATVLAVGLGAPKQEKWICKYKEQLPNIKIFLAIGATIDFEAGNIPRAPEFISNLGLEWLYRMSREPKRLWKRYLIEDLHFLWLILQQKFNIYQMTPSEEQSSK; this is encoded by the coding sequence ATGGCAAACCGAATGAGTTTTATTACTCCTCGTTTTGGGAGTATTTTCTTTTCTAGAAAAATCAAACTCTTAATTAGGAAATATTTCCAACGTTATCGTCATGCGATAGCTCAGGAATTTACAGACAGAGTTAATGTTTTAAATATTGAAATTGATAACTTACTAACAACAGATCTGTTAGAAAGACTTGAGAAAGGTATTGTATTTACACCTAATGTCGATCATGTAATGAAATTGCAACGTGATCGGGAGTTTTTAGAGGCATATAGTAGTGCTGATTATAAACTCTGTGATAGTCAAATTTTGATTTATGCTTCTAGATTTTTAGGTAATCCCATCAAAGAAAAAATCTCTGGTTCTGATTTCTTTCCCGCCTTTTACAATTTCCACAAAAAAAACGAGCAAATCAAAATTTTTTTACTGGGTGCAGCCAAAGGTGTAGCAGCTAAAGCTCAAGAGAAAATAAATACTAAAGTCCACCGCAATATTGTTGTGGGTAACTATTCACCAGCCTTTGGTTTTGAAAAAAATCAACAAGAATGTAAAAGGATAGTGAAATTAATTAATGATTCAGGAGCAACTGTCTTAGCTGTCGGTTTGGGTGCGCCTAAACAAGAAAAGTGGATCTGTAAATATAAAGAGCAATTGCCCAATATCAAGATATTTTTAGCCATAGGTGCAACAATTGACTTTGAAGCTGGAAATATTCCAAGAGCGCCAGAATTTATTAGCAATTTAGGTTTGGAATGGTTGTATAGAATGTCTCGTGAACCAAAGAGATTATGGAAAAGATATTTAATAGAAGATTTACATTTTTTATGGTTAATCTTACAACAAAAGTTTAATATTTATCAAATGACACCTAGCGAAGAACAGAGCAGTAAATAA
- a CDS encoding response regulator, translating to MHSVKSVGTGIMSESDEQKNVRILLVDDHALVRRGMKGQFTIEPGFDVVGEATDGKQAIEIAIKLQPDVILMDIDMPIMDDITATQQIKSDRPHIRILALSAFDHDTQVMGMLAAGADGYCLKSIEWEQLIVVIQLILQGGAYLDPQIAQKVSRMLRPVVVAHKVAVSETSQQPVLSNREREILKLIADGYSNQSIADELYLSLGTVKSYVRMILNKLSVDDRVQAAAIAIREGLI from the coding sequence ATGCATAGTGTTAAAAGTGTAGGAACAGGAATCATGTCTGAGAGTGACGAACAAAAAAACGTACGGATTTTATTAGTAGACGATCATGCTTTGGTACGCCGAGGGATGAAAGGCCAATTTACGATAGAACCTGGTTTTGATGTCGTTGGAGAGGCTACAGACGGCAAACAGGCAATAGAAATAGCGATAAAACTCCAGCCAGATGTGATTTTAATGGACATTGATATGCCAATTATGGATGACATCACAGCTACACAGCAAATCAAAAGCGATCGCCCTCATATTCGCATTCTGGCCTTGAGCGCATTCGACCATGATACCCAGGTAATGGGAATGCTGGCAGCTGGCGCAGATGGTTACTGTTTAAAGAGTATTGAATGGGAGCAATTAATTGTAGTGATTCAATTGATTCTCCAAGGTGGTGCTTATTTAGACCCACAAATAGCGCAAAAAGTTTCCCGAATGCTTAGGCCTGTGGTAGTTGCCCACAAAGTCGCTGTTTCTGAAACATCGCAACAGCCAGTCCTCAGCAACCGGGAACGGGAAATTTTAAAACTAATTGCTGATGGCTATTCCAACCAAAGCATTGCTGATGAGTTATACCTATCACTAGGAACAGTGAAGTCCTATGTACGTATGATCCTCAATAAACTCAGCGTAGACGATCGCGTTCAAGCAGCCGCAATTGCTATCAGAGAAGGATTAATTTAA
- a CDS encoding sensor histidine kinase codes for MKVITQIQAISQSHFCLKYNIAQSLPTIYGDELEIRRVLQNLLDNAVRISEPHKQILINVASFKDNQVKVSVRDQGRGIAPQEKEQLFYRFVQGRGRRGKCGLGLYLCRQIIEAHGGIIGVDSSLGKGSTFWFTLPVNTDKARFHHA; via the coding sequence GTGAAAGTAATTACCCAAATTCAGGCTATTTCTCAATCTCATTTTTGTTTGAAATATAACATTGCTCAATCTCTACCAACCATCTATGGCGATGAGTTAGAGATTCGACGCGTTTTACAAAACCTCCTAGATAATGCTGTGCGTATCAGTGAGCCTCACAAGCAAATATTGATTAATGTTGCTAGCTTCAAAGACAACCAAGTCAAAGTTTCGGTGCGCGATCAAGGTAGAGGGATTGCACCACAGGAAAAAGAACAACTGTTTTACCGTTTTGTACAAGGACGAGGCCGACGTGGTAAATGTGGACTTGGTCTTTATTTATGCCGTCAAATCATTGAAGCTCATGGTGGCATAATTGGCGTTGACAGTTCCCTCGGTAAGGGTAGTACCTTTTGGTTTACCTTACCAGTTAATACAGATAAGGCTAGGTTCCATCATGCATAG
- a CDS encoding VPS10 domain-containing protein — translation MSDRKFCIPLVNAGCIGMMVLTTAIAITPVKSSCSATSGYQWQNVAIGGGGYVTGIYLHPLQQNLVYIRTDIGGFYRWNPANKTWIPLTERFPLSQSNYYGGEALALDPQNPNVVYIAAGKYTGSWAGLGTIFKSTNQGKTWTKLNIDLPMGGNENQRWASERLAVSPFNSNIIFFGSRTNGLWKSSDAGGKWQQVTSLPAKPQADIGIAAIVFDKKASGVVYANTYGDGIYQSTDNGLTWRKIPGSPSHVNRMTVVSNGIVYATHKAGVSKYTNGVWTNITPPNAQAGFGAIAVNPSNPNQILVVYDQYQKNNSYTIFQSTNGGSLWQAKKRTLNSQVPWWPDWYFASATADIEFDPKIPGRVWLTDWYGTWQTDNINVESPIWSNYEQGHEEVVSFALAAPPSGSVLLSGLADVDGFHHQKGLKAYPSTQFGGNNGLRFQDTYSIDYSESNPLRMVRLGGNRWNNTYNGATSTDGGKTWNKFSSFPSKTIPLRVATSATNPNLFVVINSQSQPLRTTNGGASWSQVSGLPNGPQGPWYWGQPLTADKVNGNVFYYYNGGKFYRSDDGGTSFNVVNSSLANENWSTLKTVPGVSGEVWVSLNWNGLHRSTNGGQTFTKIPQVERAYLFAFGKPQTSSTIPALYLYGKITGLGEGVFRSLDNAKTWTSIGDPQIPIGNNPNVMEASRQQFGLVFIGTNGRGIYYGSP, via the coding sequence ATGAGCGATCGCAAATTCTGCATTCCCTTAGTCAATGCTGGCTGCATTGGTATGATGGTGCTGACTACTGCTATTGCAATTACACCTGTAAAATCGAGTTGTAGTGCTACATCCGGCTACCAGTGGCAAAATGTTGCTATTGGGGGCGGTGGCTATGTTACAGGTATTTATCTGCACCCTCTACAGCAAAATCTTGTCTACATCCGAACTGATATCGGTGGCTTTTACCGTTGGAATCCTGCAAATAAGACATGGATACCTTTAACAGAGCGCTTTCCCCTCTCTCAAAGTAACTACTATGGAGGCGAAGCCCTAGCACTCGATCCTCAAAACCCCAATGTTGTCTATATTGCTGCGGGTAAATACACTGGTAGCTGGGCTGGTTTAGGGACAATTTTTAAGTCTACTAATCAAGGCAAAACTTGGACGAAGTTGAATATTGACTTGCCGATGGGTGGCAATGAAAATCAGCGTTGGGCTAGCGAAAGACTGGCTGTTAGCCCGTTTAATTCCAATATCATCTTCTTTGGTTCCCGTACAAATGGGCTATGGAAGTCATCTGATGCTGGTGGTAAATGGCAGCAAGTTACTAGCTTACCTGCAAAACCTCAAGCAGATATTGGCATTGCTGCCATCGTGTTTGATAAAAAAGCATCTGGTGTTGTATATGCCAATACTTACGGTGATGGCATATATCAATCTACTGACAATGGTCTCACCTGGCGTAAAATCCCAGGTAGCCCTTCCCATGTGAATCGCATGACGGTTGTCAGCAACGGTATTGTTTATGCGACCCATAAAGCCGGAGTTAGCAAATATACAAATGGAGTCTGGACTAATATCACCCCTCCTAATGCTCAAGCTGGCTTTGGTGCGATCGCAGTCAATCCCAGCAACCCTAATCAAATTTTAGTTGTTTACGACCAGTATCAAAAAAACAACTCTTACACCATCTTCCAATCTACTAACGGTGGATCTTTATGGCAAGCTAAAAAACGTACTTTAAACTCTCAAGTACCTTGGTGGCCTGATTGGTATTTCGCTTCTGCAACCGCAGATATTGAATTTGACCCCAAAATTCCTGGTAGGGTCTGGTTAACAGATTGGTATGGCACATGGCAAACAGATAATATCAACGTTGAATCACCTATCTGGTCTAATTACGAACAAGGGCATGAGGAAGTGGTTAGCTTTGCCCTCGCTGCGCCTCCCAGTGGTTCGGTGTTATTAAGCGGTTTAGCTGATGTTGATGGCTTTCATCACCAAAAAGGACTCAAGGCTTATCCTTCCACACAGTTTGGTGGCAATAATGGTCTACGGTTTCAAGACACCTATAGTATTGATTACAGTGAAAGCAATCCTTTACGAATGGTGCGTTTAGGCGGCAATCGCTGGAACAATACCTATAATGGAGCAACTTCGACAGATGGCGGTAAGACTTGGAATAAGTTTTCCTCATTTCCCTCTAAGACCATACCTCTGCGTGTAGCCACATCTGCAACTAACCCCAATTTGTTTGTCGTCATCAATAGTCAAAGTCAGCCGCTCCGCACTACCAACGGCGGCGCTTCTTGGAGTCAAGTATCGGGATTACCCAATGGCCCCCAAGGGCCTTGGTATTGGGGTCAGCCACTAACCGCAGACAAAGTCAATGGTAATGTATTTTACTATTACAATGGGGGCAAATTTTACCGCAGTGATGACGGTGGTACATCTTTCAATGTTGTTAACTCATCCCTAGCCAATGAAAATTGGTCTACCCTGAAAACAGTTCCAGGGGTAAGCGGCGAGGTTTGGGTGAGTCTCAACTGGAATGGATTACATCGCTCAACCAATGGTGGTCAGACATTTACAAAGATTCCCCAAGTGGAGAGAGCTTATTTATTTGCTTTTGGAAAGCCACAAACGAGCAGCACAATTCCTGCATTGTATTTGTATGGCAAAATTACTGGTCTAGGTGAAGGAGTATTCCGTTCTCTAGATAATGCCAAAACATGGACAAGTATTGGCGATCCCCAAATACCTATCGGCAATAACCCAAATGTCATGGAAGCCAGTAGACAGCAATTTGGGCTGGTCTTTATTGGTACAAATGGGCGAGGAATTTACTATGGCAGCCCGTAA